Below is a genomic region from Flammeovirgaceae bacterium SG7u.111.
CATATTCTTGAATTTTACGACTGCTTACTCATAGCTGCAAAATCGGGAAGACTTTCTTACGACGAGCGGAAGAGAGAGCTTTCGCTCGAAACCAACGTTAAGGTAGCTTCAGCTAAAATAAACGAGCTAGAAAAGGCTCTGATAGAAATAGAGCCTGGAAAGCAACTCCAAATGAGTGCTGTGTATGGCGATGATAACGATCCATTCATGATGATAACGAGTACGGAACGTGAACTAGCATTCAACTTAGAGCACGCCATCCACCATATTGCTATCATTAAAATAGCCTTGTTGACAGATTTTCCAACGGTAGAATTGCCTACGGATTTTGGCGTAGCCTTTTCTACCCTAAGGTATCAAAAACAGGCAAAATCGACTAGTTGATACTTCATATAGAAAACCAGTTTCCTTTCGACCTTCTGATTATACTTTCTTCTTAGATCATGTTTAAAAATTTTAAATAGGCATTTTTTTGATCCTATTAAGTATTATTTGGCAGTTTTGCCATAAAACCCAAGCTTCTTGGCTTTTGGTAGTTTTTTCATAGTCTTTGGACAGCCTCCGGAAGAAATTGAACGTGCCGAATGTCCTCTCGGTGACCCATCTCCACTTGATGGGCACAAAGCCCCTGGGGGTTGGGGGACAAGAGGATATCTCGACCTCTACGCCCCTTATGTTGTCCTCTACCCATCCGGTGAACTTCTTTTTATAGGCCTGGTCTGCCAGGATCTTTTCCATCCTGTGCAGGTAGCCCAAGAGGGGCTCCACCACCCGTTGCCCTATCGTGCCGTCATGCTCGTTGGCGCCAGTGGCGACCACTCCCCATACCAGCCCGAGCGTATCGGTGATGACGTGCCTTTTTCTCCCGTTCACCTTCTTGTTGCCGTCCAGCCCCGTGTCCTGCCCGATAAAAGGCGCGCACTTTACCGACTGGCTATCAATGGAAAGCATGCTCGGGGTCGCCTTCTTGCCCTTCCTCTTGCGCTCTAGTTGGTTGAGTGCCGCGTTCAGCCGAAAAAGCGTGTTGTCCCCCTGCCACTTGCGGAAATAATAGTATACCACATTCCAAGGAGGGCGTCCCTCGCCCGAGAGGCTGCGCCACTGCTGTCCGCTGCGCATGCAGTACAAGATCGAGTCCACCACGTCCCTGAGGTCATATTTGCGTTTCCTTTCCACGG
It encodes:
- a CDS encoding IS5 family transposase, giving the protein METGYTRLTSRQWQYIKEYLPVERKRKYDLRDVVDSILYCMRSGQQWRSLSGEGRPPWNVVYYYFRKWQGDNTLFRLNAALNQLERKRKGKKATPSMLSIDSQSVKCAPFIGQDTGLDGNKKVNGRKRHVITDTLGLVWGVVATGANEHDGTIGQRVVEPLLGYLHRMEKILADQAYKKKFTGWVEDNIRGVEVEISSCPPTPRGFVPIKWRWVTERTFGTFNFFRRLSKDYEKTTKSQEAWVLWQNCQIILNRIKKMPI
- a CDS encoding DinB family protein; this encodes MQLTDITKSIFGQLSLVISQLTDESYSRKLDVLGGKNTIGQHYRHILEFYDCLLIAAKSGRLSYDERKRELSLETNVKVASAKINELEKALIEIEPGKQLQMSAVYGDDNDPFMMITSTERELAFNLEHAIHHIAIIKIALLTDFPTVELPTDFGVAFSTLRYQKQAKSTS